Proteins co-encoded in one Astyanax mexicanus isolate ESR-SI-001 chromosome 1, AstMex3_surface, whole genome shotgun sequence genomic window:
- the LOC103043276 gene encoding trace amine-associated receptor 1-like encodes MNSSHTEKVEITAYCYEYLNGSCPKFVYPLFLKVTLYLFFGSVVILTVFGNLFVIITVVHFKQLHMPTNFLVLSLAVTDLLLGALFMPLFMVQFVETCWYLGTVFCKIHCSVAIMLCSASIINLSFISIDRYFAVCHPLLYHSKITSSVSLIMIVICWSVSAAAGFVIIFLELNILGVEEFYYKNVACEGGCVLFQSVASSTASSAFSFYIPGVVMLSIYMKIFRVAKKQAKSIQDSKCKNNIKSVLSKEEKKATKTLAVVLGVFLSLWTPSFICNVLSPFIPSKIPLVLINMLAWIGFMNSTCNPIVYAFFYKWFRKAFRMIISGQIFQTGSSRTNLFSH; translated from the coding sequence ATGAATTCAAGCCACACAGAGAAAGTGGAGATTACTGCTTATTGCTATGAATATTTAAACGGATCTTGTCCAAAATTCGTCTATCCTCTGTTTTTGAAGGTGACACTTTATTTGTTCTTTGGTTCAGTGGTGATTTTAACAGTATTTGGTAATCTGTTTGTCATTATAACTGTTGTTCATTTTAAGCAGCTTCACATGCCAACTAACTTCCTCGTTCTGTCTCTGGCTGTAACTGATCTGCTGCTGGGGGCACTTTTTATGCCACTGTTTATGGTTCAGTTTGTAGAGACTTGCTGGTATTTAGGGACTGTATTCTGTAAAATACACTGCAGTGTTGCCATTATGTTATGTTCTGCTTCCATTATAAACCTGTCTTTCATTTCCATTGACAGATATTTTGCTGTGTGTCATCCCCTGCTTTATCACAGTAAAATCACTTCCTCTGTCTCATTAATAATGATTGTTATCTGCTGGAGTGTCTCGGCTGCAGCCGgatttgtaataatatttttagAGCTGAATATTCTGGGTGTTGAAGAGTTTTATTATAAGAATGTTGCATGTGAGGGAGGTTGTGTGTTGTTTCAAAGTGTAGCATCAAGCACTGCTTCCTCTGCCTTTTCCTTCTACATCCCAGGCGTTGTGATGCTcagtatatatatgaaaatattccGTGTTGCAAAAAAGCAAGCAAAGTCTATTCAGGactcaaaatgtaaaaacaatataaaatcagTGTTGagcaaagaagagaaaaaagccaCTAAAACTCTGGCTGTGGTTTTAGGTGTATTTCTGTCCCTTTGGACTCCATCTTTTATTTGCAATGTCTTGAGTCCTTTCATTCCTTCTAAAATTCCTCtagttttaataaatatgttaGCTTGGATCGGATTTATGAATTCTACTTGTAACCCTATTGTTTATGCTTTCTTCTACAAGTGGTTTAGAAAAGCTTTCAGGATGATTATATCAGGTCAAATATTTCAGACAGGGTCTTCAAGAACAAACTTGTTTTCACACTAA
- the LOC125801684 gene encoding trace amine-associated receptor 1-like has protein sequence MKASYTEKLEITAFCYEYLNGSCPKFVYPLVLKVTLYLFFGSVVILTVFGNLFVIITVVHFKQLHMPTNFLVLSLAVTDLLLGALFMPPVMVQSVETCWYLGNIFCKIHSSVAIMLCSASIINLSFISIDRYYAVCHPLLYHSKITSSVTVIMIVICWSVSAGAGFMIIFLELNILGVEEFYYENVACEGGCVLFQSAASYTVSSVFSFYFPGVVMLSIYIKIFHVAQKQAKSIQDSKCKNNIKSILSKEETKATKTLAVVLGVFLSLWTPFFICIVINPHIGYTVPPILIDMLGWIGLLNSTCNPIVYAFFYKWFRKAFRMIISGQIFQEGSSRTNLFSH, from the coding sequence ATGAAGGCAAGCTACACTGAGAAGCTGGAGATCACTGCTTTTTGCTATGAATATTTAAATGGATCTTGTCCTAAGTTTGTCTATCCTCTTGTTTTGAAGGTGACACTTTATTTGTTCTTTGGTTCAGTGGTGATTTTAACAGTATTTGGTAATCTGTTTGTCATTATAACTGTTGTTCATTTTAAGCAGCTTCACATGCCAACTAACTTCCTTGTTCTGTCTCTGGCTGTAACTGATCTGCTGCTGGGAGCTCTTTTTATGCCTCCTGTTATGGTACAGTCTGTAGAAACTTGCTGGTATTTAGGAAATATATTCTGTAAGATACACAGCAGTGTTGCAATCATGTTATGTTCTGCTTCCATTATAAATCTGTCTTTTATATCCATTGACAGATATTATGCTGTGTGTCATCCCCTGCTGTATCACAGTAAAATTACTTCCTCTGTCACAGTAATTATGATTGTCATCTGCTGGAGTGTCTCAGCTGGAGCTGGGTTTATGATAATATTTCTAGAGCTAAATATTCTGGGTGTTGAAGAGTTTTACTATGAGAATGTTGCATGTGAAGGAGGTTGTGTGTTGTTTCAAAGTGCAGCATCGTACACTGTTTCctctgtcttttctttttatttcccaggtgttgtgatgctcagtatatatataaagatattccATGTTGCACAAAAGCAAGCAAAGTCTATTCAGGactcaaaatgtaaaaacaatataaaatcaaTTTTAAGCAAAGAAGAGACAAAGGCTACTAAAACTCTGGCTGTGGTTTTGGGTGTATTTCTGTCACTTTGGACTCCATTTTTCATTTGTATTGTTATTAATCCTCATATTGGTTACAcagtccctccaattttaattgATATGCTTGGTTGGATTGGACTTTTAAATTCTACTTGTAATCCTATTGTTTATGCTTTCTTCTACAAGTGGTTTAGAAAAGCATTCAGGATGATTATTTCAGGTCAAATATTTCAAGAAGGATCTTCAAGAACAAACTTGTTTTCACACTAA
- the LOC111191888 gene encoding trace amine-associated receptor 1-like has protein sequence MNSSHTEKVEITDFCYEYLNGSCPKFVYPLFLKVTLYLFFGSVVILTVFGNLFVIITVVHFKQLHMPTNFLVLSLAVTDLLLGALYMPLFMVQFVETCWYLGTVYCKIHHSVVIMLATASIINLSFISIDRYYAVCHPLLYHSKITSSVSLIMIVFCWTFSGAIGFIIIFLELNILGVEEFYYENIVCEGGCVMFQSAASSTASSAFSFYIPGVVMLSIYMKIFRVAKKQAKSIQDSKCKTNIKSVLSKEEKKATKTLAVVLGVFLSLWTPFFICNVMSPFIGYAIPPVSMDMLAWTGFMNSTCNPIVYAFFYKWFRKAFRIIISGQIFQPGSSRTNLFSH, from the coding sequence ATGAATTCAAGCCACACAGAGAAAGTGGAGATTACTGATTTTTGCTATGAATATTTAAATGGATCTTGTCCAAAATTCGTCTATCCTCTGTTTTTGAAGGTGACACTTTATTTGTTCTTTGGTTCAGTGGTGATTTTAACAGTATTTGGTAATCTGTTTGTCATTATAACTGTTGTTCATTTTAAGCAGCTTCACATGCCAACTAACTTCCTCGTTCTGTCTCTGGCTGTAACTGATCTGCTGCTGGGGGCACTTTATATGCCACTGTTTATGGTACAGTTTGTAGAGACTTGCTGGTATTTAGGGACTGTATACTGTAAGATACACCACAGTGTTGTGATCATGTTGGCCACTGCTTCTATTATAAATCtgtcttttatttccattgacAGATATTACGCTGTCTGTCACCCCCTGCTGTATCACAGTAAAATCACTTCCTCTGTCTCATTAATAATGATTGTCTTCTGCTGGACTTTCTCTGGAGCAATTgggtttattataatatttctaGAGCTGAATATTCTGGGTGTTGAAGAGTTTTACTATGAGAATATTGTGTGTGAAGGGGGTTGTGTGATGTTTCAAAGTGCAGCATCGAGCACTGCTTCCTCTGCCTTTTCCTTCTACATCCCAGGTGTTGTGATGCTCAGTATTTATATGAAGATATTTCGTGTTGCAAAAAAGCAAGCAAAGTCTATTCAGGACTCAAAATGTAAAACCAATATAAAATCAGTGTTGagcaaagaagagaaaaaagccaCTAAAACTCTGGCTGTGGTTTTAGGTGTATTTCTCTCACTTTGGACTCCATTTTTCATCTGCAATGTCATGAGTCCTTTCATAGGTTATGCAATTCCTCCAGTTTCAATGGATATGTTAGCTTGGACTGGATTTATGAATTCTACTTGTAATCCTATTGTTTATGCTTTCTTCTACAAATGGTTTAGAAAAGCATTCAGGATTATTATATCAGGTCAAATATTTCAGCCAGGGTCTTCAAGAACAAACttgttttcacactga
- the LOC111191893 gene encoding trace amine-associated receptor 1-like yields the protein MNSIHNEKVEITDFCYEYLNGSCPKFVYPLVLKVPLYLFFGSVVILTVFGNLFVIITVVHFKQLHMPTNFLVLSLAVTDLLLGALYMPLFMVQFVETCWYLGTVFCKIHNSVVIMLATASIINLSFISIDRYYAVCHPLLYHSKITSSVSLIMIIICWTFSGAIGFMIIFLELNILGIEEFYYENVACEGGCVLFQSAASSTASSAFSFYIPGVVMLSIYMKIFCVAKKQAKSIQDSKCKTNIKSVLSKEEKKATKTLAVVLGVFLSLWTPFFICNVLSPFIGYTIPGVLMDMLAWTGFMNSTFNPIVYAFFYKWFRKAFRMIISGQIFQPGSSRTNLFSH from the coding sequence ATGAACTCAATCCACAATGAGAAAGTGGAGATCACTGACTTTTGCTATGAATATTTAAATGGATCTTGTCCAAAATTTGTCTATCCTCTTGTTTTGAAGGTGCCGCTTTATTTGTTCTTTGGTTCAGTGGTGATTTTAACAGTATTTGGTAATCTGTTTGTCATTATAACTGTTGTTCATTTTAAGCAGCTTCACATGCCAACTAACTTCCTCGTTCTGTCTCTGGCTGTAACTGATCTGCTGCTGGGGGCACTTTATATGCCACTGTTTATGGTACAGTTTGTAGAGACTTGCTGGTATTTAGGGACTGTATTCTGTAAAATACACAACAGTGTTGTGATCATGTTGGCCACTGCTTCTATTATAAATCtgtcttttatttccattgacAGATACTATGCTGTGTGTCATCCCCTGCTGTATCACAGTAAAATCACTTCCTCTGTCTCATTAATTATGATTATCATCTGCTGGACTTTTTCAGGAGCAATTGGGTTTATGATAATATTTCTAGAGCTGAATATTCTGGGTATTGAAGAGTTTTATTATGAGAATGTTGCATGTGAGGGAGGTTGTGTGTTGTTTCAAAGTGCAGCATCGAGCACTGCTTCCTCTGCCTTTTCCTTCTACATCCCAGGCGTTGTGATGCTCAGTATTTATATGAAGATTTTCTGTGTTGCAAAAAAGCAAGCAAAGTCTATTCAGGACTCAAAATGTAAAACCAATATAAAATCAGTGTTGagcaaagaagagaaaaaagccaCTAAAACTCTGGCTGTGGTTTTAGGTGTATTTCTGTCACTTTGGACTCCATTTTTTATCTGCAATGTCTTGAGTCCTTTCATAGGTTATACAATTCCTGGAGTTTTAATGGATATGTTAGCTTGGACTGGATTTATGAACTCGACTTTTAACCCTATTGTTTATGCTTTCTTCTACAAGTGGTTTAGAAAAGCATTCAGGATGATTATATCAGGTCAAATATTTCAGCCAGGGTCTTCAAGAACAAACttgttttcacactga